Below is a genomic region from Candidatus Methylomirabilis sp..
CTCATCGATCCGGCGGTGCTGCGTCCGGGGCGCTTCGACGTCAAGATTAAGATCGACCGGCCAGACCAGAGTGCGGCGCATGAGGTCTTCTCGAAGTACCTGACACCTGAACTGCCGTTCGCAGCGGCGGAGATTAAAGCCCATGGGACGCCTGAAAAGGCGGCGGCAGCCATGATTGAAGCGGCGATTCAACTCCTGTACGCCGCAATCCCGGAGCACCGCTTTCTGGAGGTCACCTACGCCTCAGGCCAGCAGGAAACGCTGTACTTCAAGGACTTCGCTTCAGGAGCGATGATCGAATCGATCTGCACAAGGGCCAAGAAGCGGGCGGTTAAAAGGATGATTGCGACGGGCGCCAAGGGCCTGACGATTGAGGACCTGCTCGATGCCGTCCGGACTGAATTCAGGGAGAATGAAGATCTTCCGAATACCACCAATCCGGACGACTGGGCCAAGATCGCCGGGCGGCGAAGCGAGCGCATCGTCAATGTGCGGACAGTGTTCGACCGTGAAGAGAAAGAGAAGAAGTCCCGCAAGGTTGAAACCATCTCCACCGGTCACTATCTGTGATGAGGACACATGGCGATTGAAAAGATCATGGGGACGGAGACCGAGTTGGGGATCAGCGCAAAGGATCCGGCCGGTTTCGATCCCGTGTCAAATTCTATCCTGTTGATTAATAGTCATCGTCCCCTCGCTGAGGTGAGGGCGATGTGGGATTATACAGGTGAGAATCCGCTCCTCGATGCCAGAGGATTCGAGGTGAGCGGCGAGCGCGAAAGACCAAGCCAGCAGGATAATCGCACCATCAACAAGCTGCTTCGCAACGGCGGCCGTCTCTATGTTGACGGGGCCCACCCCGAATACTCCACGCCGGAGTGCGCCAACGCCCGCGATCTGGTCTGTTACGAGAAGGCCGGTGAGCGGATCTTCGAATTATGCCTGGCCTCAGCCAACCTGACCCTTCCGGAGCGGCAGCGAATCTTCATCTACAAGAATAATAGCGACGGAAAGGGGAATAGCTACGGCCATCACGAGAACTACTTGATGGAGAGGCGGA
It encodes:
- a CDS encoding proteasome accessory factor PafA2 family protein; translation: MAIEKIMGTETELGISAKDPAGFDPVSNSILLINSHRPLAEVRAMWDYTGENPLLDARGFEVSGERERPSQQDNRTINKLLRNGGRLYVDGAHPEYSTPECANARDLVCYEKAGERIFELCLASANLTLPERQRIFIYKNNSDGKGNSYGHHENYLMERRIPFDQIVQGLTPFLVTRLIFAGAGKVGAENGAEPCDFQISQRADFFETFIGLDTMAKRPIINTRDEPHADEEKYRRLHVIVGDSNMSEVATYLKVGTTAIV